From the genome of Hymenobacter sp. PAMC 26628, one region includes:
- a CDS encoding WD40/YVTN/BNR-like repeat-containing protein, with protein MRLRYALLPALLGLASACGRGTDPRPGGAVWGPLPYGAPALAGFSETHFASAQVGWVIGGYVADQYHYSPLLTTRDGGTTWTRQNLYPLTLNGFRTLAPVTEQLVFAVGVDPVAGAVGAPSTPASGQAVYKSTDGGTTWQLLPGSGFLGSFRLHFFDEQTGLSFKNNAIQRSTDGGASWRTVFSPAAGDWRWVQFPGPATGFAAGGGLSYGFGGGVFSNGSLAKTTDQGATWQTLPWDHQYINSLSFVGPAVGFAATFPDQHLYKTQDGGATWQLINSQLPASGQGHFFSEREGYLTDGTGIFHTADGGQTWQQEYRPVPNSQYPATVNSLDFPTPAAGFAATSDGQLIKGTR; from the coding sequence ATGCGCCTTCGCTACGCTTTGCTGCCGGCTCTGCTGGGCTTGGCCAGCGCCTGCGGCCGCGGCACCGACCCGCGCCCCGGCGGCGCCGTTTGGGGGCCCCTGCCCTACGGCGCGCCGGCGCTGGCCGGCTTTTCCGAAACGCACTTTGCCTCGGCGCAAGTGGGCTGGGTGATTGGCGGCTACGTGGCCGACCAGTACCACTACAGCCCGCTGCTGACCACCCGCGACGGCGGCACGACCTGGACGCGCCAAAACCTGTACCCGCTCACCCTGAACGGCTTCCGCACGCTGGCCCCGGTGACGGAGCAGCTGGTGTTCGCGGTGGGCGTCGACCCCGTGGCGGGGGCCGTGGGGGCCCCCAGCACGCCCGCCAGCGGCCAGGCCGTGTACAAAAGCACCGACGGCGGCACCACGTGGCAATTACTACCCGGCAGTGGTTTTCTGGGCAGCTTCCGCCTGCACTTTTTCGACGAGCAAACGGGGTTGTCGTTTAAGAACAACGCCATTCAGCGCAGCACCGACGGCGGCGCGTCGTGGCGCACAGTGTTCAGCCCCGCGGCGGGCGACTGGCGGTGGGTGCAGTTTCCGGGGCCCGCCACCGGCTTCGCGGCCGGGGGCGGCTTGTCGTACGGCTTTGGGGGCGGGGTGTTCAGCAACGGCAGTCTGGCCAAGACCACCGACCAGGGCGCTACCTGGCAAACGCTGCCTTGGGACCACCAGTACATCAACTCGCTGTCGTTCGTGGGCCCCGCGGTGGGCTTCGCCGCTACGTTCCCCGACCAGCACCTGTACAAAACGCAGGACGGCGGCGCCACCTGGCAGCTCATAAACAGCCAGTTGCCTGCTTCCGGCCAGGGGCATTTCTTCAGCGAGCGGGAGGGCTACCTCACCGATGGCACGGGCATTTTTCACACCGCCGACGGGGGCCAAACGTGGCAGCAGGAGTACCGCCCCGTTCCCAACTCGCAGTACCCGGCCACCGTCAACAGCCTGGATTTCCCAACGCCAGCCGCCGGCTTCGCGGCTACTTCGGACGGGCAACTCATCAAAGGCACGCGCTAG
- a CDS encoding MBL fold metallo-hydrolase has translation MLSNHASRASTPDFMPVVPGLWVLRDVFVNLYYAAVAPAQPPGPWVLIDAGLPGSAGKIQGHAKEVFGATPPVAILLTHGHFDHVSALPGLLEAWPGVPVYAHPLELPYLTGRSSYPPPDPTVGGGAMAYLSFLYPKKPLDLGPRVHALPADGSVPGLPGWRWLHTPGHTFGHVSFFREEDRVLVAGDAFTTVVGESGLATLTQKQRVHGPPAYFTPDWDAARDSVERLAGLAPEVAATGHGIAMHGPALREQLLQLARKFDEVARPKVGRYAHTPATADASGVRSVPPPLVGPVAKGLLVAAAVAGVLALALGGSRKKRRPHRLQNPNRYADRARRAQSAGK, from the coding sequence ATGCTTTCCAACCACGCTTCGCGGGCCAGCACGCCCGATTTTATGCCCGTGGTGCCCGGCTTGTGGGTGCTGCGCGACGTATTCGTGAACCTCTATTACGCGGCCGTAGCCCCCGCGCAGCCGCCGGGCCCCTGGGTGCTGATTGACGCCGGCCTGCCCGGCTCGGCCGGCAAAATTCAGGGCCACGCCAAAGAGGTGTTCGGGGCTACGCCGCCGGTGGCCATCTTGCTCACCCACGGCCACTTCGACCACGTGAGCGCCCTGCCCGGCCTGCTCGAAGCTTGGCCCGGTGTGCCCGTGTACGCCCATCCGCTGGAGCTGCCCTACCTCACCGGCCGCTCCAGCTACCCGCCGCCCGACCCCACGGTGGGCGGCGGGGCCATGGCGTACCTCTCGTTTCTGTACCCCAAAAAACCACTCGACCTGGGGCCCCGGGTGCACGCGCTGCCGGCCGATGGAAGCGTGCCCGGCCTGCCCGGCTGGCGCTGGCTGCACACACCGGGCCACACCTTCGGGCACGTGTCCTTCTTCCGGGAGGAAGACCGGGTGCTGGTGGCGGGCGATGCCTTCACGACCGTGGTGGGCGAGTCGGGCCTGGCCACCCTCACCCAAAAGCAACGGGTGCACGGCCCGCCGGCCTACTTCACGCCCGACTGGGACGCGGCCCGCGACTCAGTGGAGCGCCTGGCGGGCCTGGCGCCCGAGGTGGCCGCCACCGGCCACGGCATTGCCATGCACGGCCCCGCCCTGCGCGAGCAGCTGCTGCAACTGGCCCGAAAATTCGACGAGGTAGCCCGGCCGAAAGTGGGCCGCTACGCCCACACGCCCGCCACGGCCGATGCCAGCGGTGTGCGCTCGGTGCCGCCGCCGCTCGTCGGGCCGGTGGCGAAAGGCTTGCTCGTGGCCGCCGCAGTGGCGGGCGTGTTGGCCCTGGCCCTGGGCGGCTCGCGGAAAAAGCGCCGCCCCCACCGGCTCCAAAACCCCAACCGCTACGCCGACCGCGCCCGTCGTGCGCAATCCGCCGGTAAGTAA
- a CDS encoding esterase/lipase family protein, giving the protein MPELPPEGQPSRLRRALAAAGRVATAPVRGAAYLVGSARAHQHFFLPVLNGALGDQLAARYDPRALRMSFRHDGHDVSVAALGLRGPRQQTVVFLHGLMGDEQIWQTGFADAPDYRRYGPRLAAEAGVHTLYVRFNSGLHLSENGRELSRLLTELATAYPDALGELVLVGHSMGGLIIRSAGYYGSNEQLKVKSEPLKTTKANAETPGQPLTFNSQLLTESAPWLAHLRAVFLLGTPNDGSWLEQNSHFAAHLLKRIDLFPTRFLSNALNQRSNGIKDLRRSILVDEDWQDAHADDLAPPRTAVPLLPGVAYHLLMGSWLKTNRPAALRQYFGDGLVSRGSAQGADIFGNEAALPPGTSVRTAEFQQQHHGGLLTHPEVYQYLKHWL; this is encoded by the coding sequence ATGCCCGAACTTCCCCCTGAAGGCCAGCCTTCCCGCCTGCGCCGCGCCCTAGCGGCCGCGGGCCGCGTGGCCACCGCCCCGGTGCGGGGCGCCGCCTACCTGGTGGGGTCGGCGCGCGCCCACCAGCATTTCTTCCTGCCCGTGCTCAACGGGGCCCTGGGCGACCAGCTGGCCGCCCGCTACGACCCGCGCGCCCTGCGCATGAGCTTCCGCCACGATGGCCACGACGTGTCGGTGGCGGCCCTGGGCCTGCGGGGGCCCCGCCAGCAAACGGTGGTGTTTTTGCACGGCCTGATGGGCGACGAGCAGATTTGGCAAACCGGCTTCGCCGACGCGCCCGACTACCGCCGCTACGGCCCCCGCTTGGCCGCGGAGGCCGGTGTGCACACCCTCTACGTGCGCTTCAACTCCGGCCTGCACCTCTCCGAAAACGGGCGCGAGCTCAGCCGCCTGCTCACCGAGCTGGCCACTGCCTACCCCGACGCCCTCGGCGAGCTGGTGCTGGTGGGCCACAGCATGGGCGGCCTCATCATCCGCTCGGCTGGGTATTACGGCAGCAATGAGCAGTTAAAAGTTAAAAGTGAGCCATTAAAAACAACGAAAGCCAACGCCGAAACGCCGGGCCAGCCGTTAACTTTTAACTCCCAACTTTTAACGGAAAGCGCCCCTTGGCTGGCCCACTTGCGGGCCGTGTTTCTGCTGGGCACGCCCAACGACGGCTCGTGGCTGGAGCAGAACAGCCACTTTGCGGCCCACTTGCTCAAGCGCATCGACCTGTTTCCGACCCGGTTCCTGAGCAACGCCCTCAACCAGCGCAGCAACGGCATCAAGGACCTGCGCCGCTCCATTTTGGTGGACGAGGACTGGCAGGACGCCCACGCCGACGACCTGGCCCCGCCCCGCACCGCGGTGCCGCTGCTGCCCGGCGTGGCCTACCACCTCCTCATGGGTTCGTGGCTGAAAACCAACCGGCCGGCTGCTCTGCGCCAATACTTTGGCGATGGCCTGGTGAGCCGCGGCAGTGCCCAGGGGGCCGATATTTTTGGCAACGAAGCCGCTTTGCCGCCCGGCACCAGCGTGCGCACTGCCGAGTTCCAGCAGCAGCACCACGGCGGCCTCCTCACCCACCCCGAAGTGTACCAGTACCTCAAGCACTGGCTCTAA
- a CDS encoding glycoside hydrolase family 31 protein: MNPSIQENNYMVNDLAATAHQDHTAGHVRRAEELAPGCYLFSCDNGVRLALSVITDKILRFRYLTDGPLLPDFSYAVPADVVPPAPAFLEFVEKPDHYRLTTARLICTVQKEGLRTRVLDRSGTILSDDERGFHWQYDDETGNDIVKMSKQVPPGVHYYGLGDKPANMNLRGHRFTNWGSDTYGYTKGSDPLYKNIPFYHVLHQKIAHGIFFDNTFRSYFDFAAERADVTSFWANGGELNYYFIYGPTLLEVAQEYTLLTGPAELPPLWTLGYHQCKWSYYPEANVREIAHGLRERSIPCDALYLDIDYMDGYRCFTWHPTHFPEPKRLVQELATAGFKTVVIIDPGIKIDPGYSVYNEGRANDYFCRRADGPLMKGTVWPGLCNFPDYTKPQVREWWAGLFEGLIKDVGVAGVWNDMNEPAVFEKGTFPPDVRFDYDGQSASHLKAHNVYGMQMARATNEGVKRFAYPKRPFTITRSTYAGGQRYSSGWTGDNIASWEHLWLANIQCQRLSISGFSFIGSDIGGFIDTPDGELYARWIALGAFHPFFRTHSSGDHGDQEPWSFGEPYTSLARHFIELRYRLLPYMYTAFWQYSTHGTPMLRPLTFLDQNDPETYLRMAEFSLGDNLLVCPITAQGADGRWMYLPRGDWYYYWTDGFQAGGTEVWASADLTRIPLFVKAGAVLPMQPVLQYVGEKVVDELTLHVYYKNGTAESCLYDDGGEGYAYQEQGQQTVRRFTATGTATELVLAQAIEGPYQPAYATYRVVLHGLPGAPARATVDGQPAALATAELETGLALPSFVVGTGFGEARVALAAPAGAPAPPAA, from the coding sequence ATGAACCCATCGATTCAGGAGAATAATTATATGGTTAACGACCTGGCGGCTACGGCCCACCAGGACCATACGGCCGGGCACGTGCGCCGCGCCGAGGAGCTGGCCCCCGGCTGCTACCTGTTCAGCTGCGACAACGGGGTGCGCCTGGCGCTGTCCGTCATCACCGACAAAATCCTGCGCTTTCGCTACCTCACCGACGGGCCCCTGCTGCCCGATTTTTCGTACGCCGTGCCGGCCGACGTGGTGCCGCCGGCGCCCGCGTTTTTGGAGTTTGTCGAGAAACCCGACCACTACCGCCTCACCACCGCCCGCCTCATTTGCACAGTGCAGAAGGAGGGCCTGCGCACCCGCGTGCTCGACCGCTCGGGCACGATTTTGAGCGACGACGAGCGCGGCTTCCATTGGCAGTACGACGACGAAACCGGCAACGACATTGTGAAGATGAGCAAGCAGGTGCCCCCCGGCGTGCACTACTACGGCCTCGGCGACAAGCCCGCCAACATGAACCTGCGCGGCCACCGCTTCACCAACTGGGGCTCCGACACCTACGGCTACACCAAGGGCTCCGACCCGCTCTACAAGAACATTCCCTTCTACCACGTGCTGCACCAGAAAATTGCCCACGGCATTTTCTTCGACAACACGTTCCGCAGCTACTTCGACTTTGCCGCCGAGCGCGCCGACGTCACCAGCTTCTGGGCCAACGGCGGCGAGCTGAACTACTACTTCATCTACGGGCCCACGCTGCTGGAGGTGGCCCAGGAATATACCCTGCTCACGGGCCCCGCCGAGCTGCCCCCGCTCTGGACGCTGGGCTACCACCAGTGCAAGTGGAGCTACTACCCGGAGGCCAACGTGCGGGAAATTGCCCATGGCCTGCGCGAGCGCAGCATTCCGTGCGATGCCCTGTACCTCGACATCGACTACATGGACGGCTACCGGTGCTTTACCTGGCACCCCACGCACTTCCCCGAGCCCAAGCGCCTGGTGCAGGAGCTGGCCACCGCCGGCTTCAAAACGGTGGTCATCATCGACCCCGGCATCAAGATTGACCCCGGCTACTCCGTTTATAACGAGGGCCGGGCCAACGACTATTTCTGCCGCCGCGCCGACGGGCCCCTGATGAAGGGCACGGTGTGGCCCGGCCTCTGCAACTTCCCCGACTACACCAAGCCGCAGGTGCGCGAGTGGTGGGCCGGCTTGTTTGAGGGCCTGATCAAGGATGTGGGCGTGGCCGGCGTGTGGAACGACATGAACGAGCCGGCGGTGTTCGAGAAGGGCACCTTCCCGCCCGACGTGCGCTTCGACTACGACGGCCAGTCGGCCTCGCACCTCAAGGCGCACAACGTGTACGGCATGCAGATGGCCCGCGCCACCAACGAGGGCGTGAAGCGCTTCGCCTACCCCAAGCGGCCCTTCACCATCACGCGCAGCACCTACGCCGGCGGCCAGCGCTACTCCTCGGGCTGGACCGGCGACAACATCGCCTCGTGGGAGCACCTGTGGCTGGCCAACATCCAGTGCCAGCGCCTGAGCATCAGCGGGTTCAGCTTTATCGGGAGCGACATCGGCGGGTTCATCGACACGCCCGACGGTGAGCTGTACGCCCGCTGGATTGCCCTGGGGGCCTTCCACCCGTTCTTCCGCACCCACAGCTCCGGCGACCACGGCGACCAGGAGCCTTGGAGCTTCGGCGAGCCCTACACCAGCCTGGCGCGCCATTTCATCGAGCTGCGCTACCGCCTGCTGCCCTATATGTACACCGCGTTCTGGCAGTACAGCACGCACGGCACGCCCATGCTGCGCCCGCTCACCTTCCTCGACCAGAACGACCCCGAAACCTACCTGCGGATGGCGGAATTCAGCCTTGGCGATAACTTGCTCGTCTGCCCCATCACGGCCCAGGGCGCCGACGGCCGCTGGATGTACCTGCCCCGCGGCGACTGGTACTACTACTGGACCGATGGCTTCCAGGCCGGCGGCACCGAGGTGTGGGCCAGCGCCGACCTCACCCGCATCCCACTGTTTGTCAAGGCCGGGGCCGTGCTGCCCATGCAGCCCGTGCTGCAATACGTGGGCGAAAAAGTGGTGGACGAGCTCACGCTGCACGTGTACTACAAAAACGGCACCGCCGAGAGCTGCCTCTACGACGACGGCGGCGAGGGCTACGCCTACCAGGAGCAGGGCCAGCAAACCGTGCGCCGCTTCACGGCCACCGGCACGGCCACCGAGCTGGTGCTCGCCCAGGCCATTGAGGGGCCCTACCAGCCCGCCTACGCCACCTACCGCGTGGTGCTGCACGGCTTGCCCGGGGCCCCGGCCCGCGCCACCGTCGACGGCCAGCCCGCCGCCCTGGCCACCGCCGAGCTGGAAACCGGCCTCGCGCTGCCCAGCTTCGTGGTCGGCACCGGCTTCGGCGAGGCGCGCGTGGCCCTGGCCGCCCCCGCCGGGGCCCCCGCGCCGCCGGCCGCGTAG
- a CDS encoding T9SS type A sorting domain-containing protein → MKKLLRTGLAVGLLFAAGAPARAQAVANGGFETWAARSGTDAPTGWLTVDDVIAALSPVRLATGTFTKTTDVHGGAYALRLETKATLFGVVPGGVVLGTKLGPLTAAAPAGLPFTGRPTALQFYYKLTGAQPPVATNGAFAEVSLTRTVNGQSVVVAVGAQTFSAVTPAYTLAQVPLVYASSATPDSVHISFGSGLIDVSTGAPTGGTAGTVFQIDDVAFAGTATATRDAALAAALTVAPNPSPGGRYVLRAPAALLAAPLAVVDATGRTVRREEPPAAGTATRTLDLAGLAGGVYTLQLFTDKGLITKKLLVE, encoded by the coding sequence ATGAAAAAACTTCTCCGCACCGGGCTGGCCGTGGGCCTGCTCTTCGCCGCCGGGGCCCCGGCCCGCGCCCAGGCCGTGGCCAACGGCGGCTTTGAAACCTGGGCCGCCCGCAGCGGCACCGACGCGCCCACCGGCTGGCTGACCGTGGACGACGTTATCGCGGCCCTGTCGCCCGTCCGGCTCGCCACGGGCACCTTCACCAAAACGACCGACGTCCACGGCGGCGCCTACGCCCTGCGCCTTGAAACCAAGGCGACCCTATTCGGCGTCGTGCCCGGGGGCGTGGTGCTGGGCACCAAGCTCGGGCCCCTCACCGCCGCCGCGCCCGCCGGCCTGCCCTTCACCGGCCGGCCCACCGCGCTGCAATTTTATTACAAGCTGACGGGCGCCCAGCCCCCGGTGGCCACCAACGGCGCGTTTGCCGAAGTATCGCTCACGCGGACCGTCAACGGCCAGTCGGTGGTCGTGGCCGTTGGTGCGCAGACGTTTAGCGCCGTCACGCCGGCCTACACGCTGGCCCAGGTGCCACTTGTCTACGCCTCGTCGGCCACGCCCGATTCGGTGCATATCAGCTTCGGCTCGGGCTTGATTGACGTCTCGACTGGGGCCCCCACGGGCGGCACGGCGGGCACCGTGTTTCAAATCGACGACGTGGCCTTCGCCGGCACGGCCACCGCCACCCGCGACGCGGCCCTGGCCGCCGCCCTCACCGTGGCCCCCAACCCCAGCCCGGGCGGGCGCTACGTGCTGCGCGCGCCGGCCGCCCTGCTGGCCGCGCCCCTGGCCGTGGTGGACGCCACCGGCCGCACCGTGCGCCGCGAAGAGCCCCCCGCCGCGGGCACCGCCACCCGCACCCTCGACCTGGCCGGCCTGGCCGGGGGCGTGTACACCTTGCAGCTGTTCACCGACAAGGGATTGATTACGAAGAAGCTGCTGGTGGAATAG
- a CDS encoding DUF885 domain-containing protein, protein MKRLLLAAILLAAGSQAGAQPAKRSAPTAKPAAVGAPASSAPLAALFESYSDRSNQLFPLQATAQGDHRFDDQLPNDQTQARRDTLRAFYTHYLGALRKFDPAKLNATDQVSYDILRYELEQRLAGYAFNNWMIPFNQFYALPSTLAQLGAGTGAQPFKTVLDYDHWLGRLHGFPAWTDTAIANFRRGLAAGVVLPKALVPKMVDQLRALAVADPAKSLFYGPVVAFPASFSAADRARLTPLYEEAIRRDVAAQYQKLADFLNTEYLPKARASSGIGALPQGAARYAYAAEVGTTTTRTPAQIYQTGLAEVARIRAEMERVKAQTGFKGDLNAYFAFVNTDPKFRPFKTEKEVLDAFRAIQARIEPGLPKLFSHAPKTAFEVRATEAFRAASASAQYNRGTPDGSRPGIFYVPILDPTKFNTAANPAMETLFLHEAIPGHHYQVSLQQENTALPKFRRFGGYSAFNEGWALYTESLGPELGLFKDPYQHMGHLGAEIHRALRLVVDVGLHTGKLTREQAIAYMQANEAISEQGATAEVERYMAIPGQALSYKTGQLKLKELRDRYQKQLGAKFDLRAFHDEILAGGSMPLAVLEKKMNAWAARQR, encoded by the coding sequence ATGAAAAGACTTCTTCTCGCTGCTATTTTGCTGGCGGCCGGCAGCCAGGCCGGGGCCCAGCCCGCCAAGCGGTCCGCCCCGACGGCCAAACCGGCCGCCGTGGGAGCCCCGGCCAGCTCGGCCCCGCTGGCCGCTTTGTTTGAAAGCTACTCCGACCGCAGCAACCAGCTGTTTCCGCTGCAAGCCACGGCCCAGGGCGACCACCGCTTCGACGACCAGCTACCCAACGACCAGACGCAGGCCCGGCGCGACACGCTGCGGGCCTTTTACACGCACTACCTGGGCGCGCTGCGGAAATTTGACCCGGCTAAGCTCAACGCCACCGACCAGGTGAGCTACGACATCCTCCGCTACGAGCTGGAGCAGCGGCTGGCGGGCTATGCGTTCAACAACTGGATGATTCCCTTCAACCAGTTTTATGCCCTGCCCAGCACCCTGGCCCAGCTGGGGGCCGGCACGGGGGCCCAGCCCTTCAAAACGGTGCTGGACTACGACCACTGGCTGGGCCGCCTGCACGGCTTCCCGGCGTGGACCGACACGGCCATCGCCAACTTCCGGCGCGGCCTGGCGGCCGGCGTGGTGCTGCCCAAAGCATTGGTGCCCAAAATGGTGGACCAGCTGCGCGCCCTGGCCGTGGCCGACCCCGCCAAAAGCTTGTTCTACGGTCCGGTAGTGGCCTTCCCGGCCAGCTTCTCGGCCGCCGACAGGGCGCGCCTGACGCCGCTGTACGAGGAGGCCATCCGGCGCGACGTAGCGGCGCAGTACCAGAAGCTGGCCGACTTCCTCAACACCGAATACCTGCCCAAAGCCCGGGCTTCGTCGGGCATCGGGGCCCTGCCGCAAGGCGCGGCCCGCTACGCTTACGCGGCCGAGGTGGGCACCACCACCACCCGCACCCCGGCCCAGATTTACCAGACCGGCCTGGCCGAAGTGGCCCGCATCCGCGCCGAGATGGAGCGCGTGAAGGCCCAAACTGGCTTCAAAGGCGACCTGAACGCCTACTTTGCGTTCGTCAACACCGACCCCAAGTTCCGGCCGTTCAAAACCGAGAAGGAAGTGCTTGACGCCTTCCGTGCCATCCAGGCGCGCATCGAGCCGGGCTTGCCCAAGCTGTTCAGCCACGCGCCCAAAACGGCGTTTGAGGTGCGGGCCACCGAGGCGTTTCGGGCGGCGTCGGCCTCGGCGCAGTACAACCGCGGCACGCCCGACGGCTCGCGGCCGGGCATTTTCTACGTGCCCATTCTCGACCCCACCAAGTTCAACACCGCGGCCAACCCGGCCATGGAAACCCTGTTTTTGCACGAGGCCATTCCGGGCCACCACTACCAGGTGTCGTTGCAGCAGGAAAACACCGCTTTACCCAAGTTCCGCCGCTTCGGCGGCTACAGCGCGTTCAACGAAGGCTGGGCCCTGTACACCGAAAGCCTGGGGCCCGAGCTGGGCCTTTTCAAAGACCCCTACCAGCACATGGGCCACCTGGGGGCCGAAATTCACCGGGCTTTGCGCCTGGTAGTCGACGTGGGCCTGCACACCGGCAAGCTCACCCGCGAGCAGGCCATCGCCTACATGCAGGCCAACGAAGCCATCAGTGAGCAGGGCGCCACGGCCGAGGTGGAGCGCTACATGGCCATTCCGGGCCAGGCCCTGAGCTACAAAACCGGCCAGCTTAAGCTCAAAGAGCTGCGCGACCGCTACCAGAAGCAGCTGGGCGCCAAGTTCGACCTGCGCGCCTTCCACGACGAAATCCTGGCCGGGGGCTCGATGCCGCTGGCCGTACTCGAAAAGAAGATGAACGCCTGGGCCGCCCGCCAGCGCTGA
- a CDS encoding flavin reductase family protein, with amino-acid sequence MHHITAADIHGFEKIYRLNFVNGLPGFKSANLVGTAAADGFPNLAIYSSVIHLGSNPPLLGMVTRPTAVPRHTYHNLKDSGCYTLNHVPTTKLAAAHYTSADFPPGISEFGACGFTPVYRDGFPAPYVAESVVSIGLRFLEEHAISNGTLLVVGTVEHVYLPAAGLRDNGTLDLVSMGTAAISGLDGYHVVEPPVRFGYARPGKPPVAE; translated from the coding sequence ATGCACCACATTACCGCCGCCGACATCCACGGCTTTGAGAAGATTTACCGCCTCAACTTCGTCAACGGCCTGCCGGGCTTTAAGTCGGCCAACCTGGTGGGCACGGCCGCAGCCGATGGCTTCCCCAACCTGGCCATTTACAGCTCCGTCATTCACCTCGGCTCCAACCCGCCCCTGCTGGGCATGGTGACGCGCCCCACCGCCGTGCCGCGCCATACCTACCACAACCTCAAGGATTCCGGCTGCTACACCCTCAACCACGTGCCCACAACCAAGCTGGCGGCGGCCCACTACACCTCGGCTGATTTCCCGCCCGGTATTTCGGAGTTTGGGGCCTGCGGCTTTACGCCCGTGTACCGCGACGGCTTTCCGGCCCCTTACGTGGCCGAAAGTGTCGTCAGCATCGGCCTGCGCTTTTTGGAGGAGCACGCCATTAGCAACGGCACGTTGCTGGTGGTGGGCACCGTCGAACACGTGTACTTGCCCGCCGCTGGCCTGCGCGACAACGGCACCCTGGACCTGGTGAGCATGGGCACGGCCGCCATTTCGGGCCTCGACGGCTACCACGTGGTGGAACCGCCCGTGCGCTTTGGCTACGCCCGGCCCGGCAAGCCGCCGGTGGCCGAGTAG
- a CDS encoding serine hydrolase → MNLRLVRAPGARAVAVLLALLAAACAPRAAAAQGLRWGNPLRQLLHRDTAGLGRVLAHPAAYRVQILYTRIRRDARGRAHFRRYGYRLRPREYFYPASTVKLPTAALALAWLRALGPQAPGLTADSPMLTDSAFAGQTRVRRDTSSASGRPTVANYVRKVLLVSDNDAYNRLYELVGPGALHAGLRRLGLRRTRIAGRLAVGDAPPGSLHTNPVSFYADTAARQLLYRQPAAYWPGPVPHWRLRGTAIGRAHVVGEAVVPGPLDLSQKNIFPLRDQQRALRAVLFPETLPARRRPALAPADYTLLRTAMGEAPAASPHPRYDAAHYPATYAKFLLGGGGQAALPPGVQVFNKIGQAYGFLIDNAYVADSARGVEFLLSAVVYVNADGVLNDDQYEYDTIGFPFLRELGRRVYEAECRRKRP, encoded by the coding sequence ATGAACTTGCGTTTAGTTAGGGCCCCCGGGGCCCGTGCGGTGGCCGTGCTGCTGGCGCTGCTGGCGGCGGCCTGCGCGCCCCGCGCCGCGGCGGCCCAGGGCCTGCGCTGGGGCAACCCGCTGCGCCAGCTGCTGCACCGCGACACCGCCGGGCTGGGCCGCGTGCTGGCCCACCCGGCCGCCTACCGCGTCCAGATTTTGTACACCCGCATCCGGCGCGACGCCCGGGGCCGGGCCCACTTCCGCCGCTACGGCTACCGGCTGCGGCCCCGCGAGTACTTCTACCCCGCCAGCACCGTGAAGCTGCCCACCGCCGCCCTGGCCCTGGCGTGGCTGCGCGCCCTGGGGCCCCAGGCGCCCGGCCTCACCGCCGATTCGCCCATGCTGACGGACTCGGCCTTTGCCGGCCAAACGCGGGTGCGGCGCGACACCAGCAGCGCCAGCGGCCGCCCCACTGTGGCCAACTACGTGCGCAAAGTGCTGCTCGTGAGCGATAACGATGCCTACAACCGCCTCTACGAGTTGGTGGGCCCCGGGGCCCTGCACGCCGGCCTGCGGCGCCTGGGCCTGCGCCGCACCCGCATTGCGGGCCGCCTGGCGGTGGGCGACGCGCCGCCCGGCTCGCTGCACACCAACCCGGTCAGCTTCTACGCCGACACGGCCGCCCGCCAACTGCTCTACCGCCAGCCCGCCGCCTACTGGCCGGGGCCCGTGCCGCACTGGCGCCTGCGCGGCACGGCCATCGGCCGGGCCCACGTGGTGGGCGAGGCGGTGGTGCCGGGGCCCCTGGACCTGAGCCAGAAAAACATCTTCCCGCTGCGCGACCAGCAGCGGGCCCTGCGCGCGGTGCTCTTCCCCGAAACGCTGCCCGCCCGCCGCCGCCCGGCCCTGGCCCCGGCCGACTACACCCTGCTGCGCACGGCGATGGGGGAGGCCCCCGCCGCCAGCCCGCACCCGCGCTACGACGCCGCCCACTACCCGGCCACCTACGCCAAGTTTTTGCTGGGCGGGGGCGGGCAGGCCGCGCTGCCGCCGGGCGTGCAGGTATTCAATAAAATCGGCCAGGCCTACGGCTTCCTCATCGACAACGCCTACGTGGCCGACTCGGCACGGGGCGTCGAGTTCCTGCTCAGCGCCGTGGTGTACGTGAACGCCGACGGCGTGCTCAACGACGACCAATACGAGTACGACACCATTGGCTTCCCGTTTCTGCGCGAGCTCGGGCGGCGCGTATACGAAGCCGAGTGCCGGCGGAAACGGCCGTAG